In Rathayibacter sp. VKM Ac-2762, one DNA window encodes the following:
- a CDS encoding MarP family serine protease: MGASVIVDVIVVLSLIGALVDGLRRGLLRTLGGLAGIVAGAIGASFAVPAVSSWTAGSEWRLLAVIGTAVLLLGVGYAIGATLGAVIGRGADRVKLGLLDRLAGGVAGVAISGLVWIAVTSAVSLLGVPLVTTSVAGSTVIRTIDDLTPSPVRAFLAQLQSTVVDEGTSWVVEALDAPTQAPAIPDVSTDDPEVAAATRSVVRVSGTAWACDVGVTGSGFVVSDDRVITNAHVVGGVSQPVVEAPGEAPRTGRVVYLDPAADLAVIAVDGLDASPLPLDDAVAAGDDAVVAGYPFGGPLTLGSAEISSDATVSLMVDGAPTSREVLTLAAVVNQGNSGGPLLSLEGTVSGVVFGKAASVDNVGYAIPLSVLTPVVEQAASLTDAVDPGACRSK; the protein is encoded by the coding sequence GTGGGTGCATCCGTGATCGTCGACGTCATCGTCGTGCTGAGCCTCATCGGCGCGCTCGTCGACGGTCTGCGGCGCGGCCTGCTCAGGACCCTCGGCGGTCTCGCGGGGATCGTCGCGGGCGCGATCGGCGCCTCGTTCGCCGTGCCCGCCGTCTCGTCGTGGACGGCCGGCAGCGAGTGGCGCCTGCTCGCCGTGATCGGCACCGCCGTGCTGCTGCTGGGCGTCGGCTACGCGATCGGAGCGACGCTCGGCGCGGTCATCGGCCGCGGAGCCGACCGCGTGAAGCTCGGCCTGCTCGACCGGCTCGCGGGCGGCGTCGCCGGCGTCGCGATCTCCGGCCTGGTCTGGATCGCTGTCACCTCGGCCGTCTCCCTCCTCGGCGTCCCCCTCGTCACGACCTCGGTCGCCGGCTCGACGGTCATCCGCACGATCGACGACCTCACCCCCTCCCCCGTCCGCGCCTTCCTCGCCCAGCTGCAGTCGACCGTGGTCGACGAGGGCACGTCCTGGGTCGTCGAGGCGCTCGACGCTCCGACCCAGGCGCCCGCGATCCCGGACGTCTCGACCGACGACCCGGAGGTCGCCGCCGCCACCCGCTCGGTCGTGCGCGTCTCCGGCACTGCCTGGGCCTGCGACGTCGGAGTGACGGGCAGCGGCTTCGTCGTCTCGGACGACCGCGTGATCACCAACGCGCACGTGGTCGGCGGAGTCTCGCAGCCGGTCGTCGAGGCGCCGGGCGAGGCCCCGCGCACCGGCCGCGTCGTCTACCTGGACCCGGCCGCCGACCTCGCCGTGATCGCCGTCGACGGGCTCGACGCCTCCCCGCTCCCGCTCGACGACGCCGTCGCCGCCGGGGACGACGCCGTGGTCGCGGGCTACCCCTTCGGCGGCCCGCTGACCCTCGGCTCGGCCGAGATCTCCTCCGACGCCACGGTCTCGCTGATGGTCGACGGAGCACCGACCTCACGGGAGGTCCTGACCCTCGCCGCCGTCGTCAACCAGGGCAACTCGGGCGGCCCGCTGCTCTCCCTCGAGGGCACCGTGTCGGGCGTCGTCTTCGGCAAGGCCGCCTCCGTCGACAACGTCGGCTACGCCATCCCGCTCTCGGTCCTCACTCCCGTGGTCGAGCAGGCCGCCTCGCTGACGGATGCCGTCGATCCGGGGGCCTGCCGCTCGAAGTGA
- a CDS encoding glycosyltransferase family 39 protein, whose protein sequence is MKRAALIGTVLWGLYQCFGNLGAANISSDEPVYLAAGWDYLHGDVSANLEHPPTAKYLIGLAQVLLGEGLLAGRIAAGAAAFLTGVVLWLWFRRELGPTLALVPAGLFLLLPRTAVGAGTRIDRLALLEPFMVLFAVAAMAAAWTWSRASPGRRSGWLIALAGALLALSVTSKLTTAVLAPVLLLPLLWSGSRARALRGGLALSVAFVVTGVLAYLPVHPVEAVRYLLEFQSEHNADGHLIEVAGTAYVFPPWWANLWFMVVGIGPAALAVLLLGTLLALLAPRRRALVLYLGAATLLLLVFHLAISSVALPHYYAAWAWLLCALAGVGIAEALRGGIVLPAPLARGAGAVLLAAFLVIAIATSAGIAQERPTGIARVADVLRERGLDGGLVLAQGMSSGVYVPYIGDRVTTDPSSAGIVAIAIERSARFPVDPRVSAYLESARPETVRLDDLTLVLVDGPLP, encoded by the coding sequence GTGAAGCGGGCGGCTCTGATCGGGACCGTGCTGTGGGGGCTCTACCAGTGCTTCGGGAACCTCGGAGCGGCGAACATCTCGTCGGACGAGCCCGTGTACCTCGCCGCGGGGTGGGACTACCTGCACGGCGACGTGAGCGCGAACCTCGAGCATCCGCCGACGGCGAAGTACCTGATCGGGCTCGCGCAGGTGCTGCTCGGCGAGGGGCTGCTCGCGGGCAGGATCGCCGCCGGCGCGGCCGCGTTCCTCACCGGGGTGGTGCTCTGGCTCTGGTTCCGGCGCGAGCTCGGCCCGACGCTCGCGCTCGTCCCGGCCGGCCTGTTCCTCCTCCTCCCGCGCACCGCCGTGGGCGCCGGCACCCGGATCGACCGCCTCGCGCTCCTGGAGCCGTTCATGGTGCTCTTCGCCGTCGCGGCGATGGCGGCGGCGTGGACCTGGTCGCGCGCCTCCCCGGGCAGGCGGAGCGGATGGCTGATCGCGCTGGCCGGTGCGCTGCTGGCGCTGTCGGTCACCTCGAAGCTGACCACCGCGGTCCTCGCGCCCGTGCTCCTGCTGCCGCTGCTGTGGTCGGGGAGCAGGGCCCGGGCTCTGCGGGGCGGCCTCGCCCTCTCCGTCGCGTTCGTCGTCACCGGGGTGCTCGCCTACCTGCCGGTGCACCCGGTCGAGGCGGTCCGGTACCTGCTCGAGTTCCAGTCCGAGCACAACGCCGACGGCCATCTGATCGAGGTCGCCGGGACCGCGTACGTCTTCCCTCCTTGGTGGGCGAACCTCTGGTTCATGGTCGTCGGCATCGGGCCGGCGGCGCTCGCCGTGCTGCTCCTCGGGACCCTGCTGGCCCTGCTCGCTCCGCGGCGCCGCGCGCTGGTGCTCTACCTGGGCGCCGCGACGCTGCTCCTCCTCGTGTTCCACCTGGCGATCAGCTCGGTCGCGCTGCCGCACTACTACGCGGCGTGGGCGTGGCTCCTCTGCGCGCTGGCGGGCGTCGGCATCGCGGAGGCGCTGCGCGGCGGGATCGTGCTGCCCGCGCCCCTCGCCCGCGGCGCCGGCGCGGTGCTGCTGGCCGCCTTTCTCGTGATCGCGATCGCCACCTCGGCGGGGATCGCCCAGGAGCGGCCGACCGGGATCGCGCGGGTGGCCGACGTGCTGCGCGAGCGCGGCCTCGACGGCGGCCTGGTCCTCGCGCAGGGCATGTCCTCGGGCGTCTACGTGCCCTACATCGGCGACCGGGTGACGACCGATCCGTCGTCCGCCGGGATCGTCGCCATCGCGATCGAGCGGTCGGCGCGCTTCCCCGTCGATCCGCGCGTGTCCGCCTACCTCGAGTCGGCGCGGCCCGAGACGGTGCGGCTCGACGACCTCACCCTCGTGCTGGTCGACGGACCGCTGCCGTGA
- the purL gene encoding phosphoribosylformylglycinamidine synthase subunit PurL: MADSRTAVPDTTANAEATPEREQPYAALGLKPDEYASIREILGRRPTSGELAMYSVMWSEHCSYKSSKMYLRQFGQKVSPAMKKNLMVGMGENAGVVDVGEGWAVTFKIESHNHPSYIEPFQGAATGVGGIVRDIISMGARPVAVMDALRFGAIDDPDTARVVHGVVAGISFYGNCLGLPNIGGETYFDSVYQGNPLVNALAVGVLRHEDLHLANARGVGNKVVLFGARTGGDGIGGASILASDTFADGGPTKRPAVQVGDPFAEKVLIECCLELFRKDLVEGIQDLGAAGISCATSELASNGDGGMFIELDSVLLRDPSLTAEEILMSESQERMMAVVTPEKLDAFLEVVGKWDVETSVLGEVTDSGRLIINWHGEEIVNVDPRTVAVDGPVYERPIEYPSWLDALQADSSSRLPRSTGGDALRAETLALLGSANLADKSWITSQYDRYVLGNTALSYPDDGGMVRVDEESGLGFAVATDANGRWCQLDPAQGARLALAEAFRNVAVTGATPVAVSDCLNFGSPENPEVMWQFREAVGALADACLELEIPVTGGNVSFYNQTGDVPIFPTPVVGVLGVIDDVARRIPSGWQDEGDNLYLLGTTRDELDGSAWAGTIHDHLGGLPPQLDLAAERALAELISAGAKESLIASAHDLADGGLVVALAESALRFGVGARIWLDELMERDGVDATAALFSESTGRVLVSVPREDDVKFRGLCEGRGYPVLRIGVTDAATPAVEVQGLFTLPLDELRSVNGAVLPRHFG; the protein is encoded by the coding sequence ATGGCAGACAGCCGCACCGCCGTTCCCGACACCACTGCGAACGCGGAGGCGACGCCCGAGCGGGAGCAGCCCTACGCGGCCCTCGGACTCAAGCCCGACGAGTACGCGAGCATCCGCGAGATCCTCGGCCGCCGCCCCACGAGCGGCGAGCTCGCGATGTACTCGGTGATGTGGAGCGAGCACTGCTCCTACAAGTCGTCGAAGATGTACCTCCGCCAGTTCGGGCAGAAGGTCTCCCCCGCCATGAAGAAGAACCTCATGGTCGGCATGGGCGAGAACGCCGGAGTGGTCGACGTCGGCGAGGGCTGGGCCGTCACCTTCAAGATCGAGAGCCACAACCACCCGAGCTACATCGAGCCCTTCCAGGGTGCGGCGACGGGGGTCGGCGGCATCGTCCGCGACATCATCTCGATGGGCGCCCGGCCGGTCGCGGTGATGGACGCGCTGCGCTTCGGGGCGATCGACGACCCCGACACCGCGCGCGTGGTGCACGGCGTCGTGGCCGGCATCTCCTTCTACGGCAACTGCCTCGGCCTGCCGAACATCGGCGGCGAGACCTACTTCGACTCGGTCTACCAGGGCAACCCGCTCGTCAACGCGCTGGCCGTCGGCGTCCTCCGCCACGAGGACCTGCACCTCGCGAACGCCCGCGGCGTCGGCAACAAGGTCGTGCTGTTCGGGGCGCGCACCGGAGGCGACGGCATCGGCGGCGCGTCGATCCTCGCCTCCGACACCTTCGCCGACGGCGGACCGACCAAGCGCCCCGCGGTGCAGGTCGGCGACCCGTTCGCCGAGAAGGTGCTCATCGAGTGCTGCCTCGAGCTGTTCCGCAAGGACCTCGTCGAGGGCATCCAGGACCTGGGCGCCGCGGGCATCTCGTGCGCCACCTCGGAGCTGGCCTCCAACGGCGACGGCGGCATGTTCATCGAGCTCGACTCGGTGCTGCTGCGCGACCCCTCGCTCACGGCGGAGGAGATCCTCATGTCGGAGTCGCAGGAGCGGATGATGGCCGTCGTCACGCCCGAGAAGCTCGACGCGTTCCTCGAGGTCGTCGGCAAGTGGGACGTCGAGACCAGCGTGCTCGGCGAGGTCACCGACTCCGGCCGCCTCATCATCAACTGGCACGGCGAGGAGATCGTCAACGTCGACCCGCGCACCGTCGCGGTCGACGGCCCGGTCTACGAGCGCCCGATCGAGTACCCCTCCTGGCTCGACGCGCTGCAGGCCGACTCCTCCTCCCGACTGCCCCGCTCGACCGGCGGCGACGCGCTGCGCGCCGAGACCCTGGCGCTCCTGGGCTCGGCGAACCTCGCCGACAAGAGCTGGATCACCTCGCAGTACGACCGCTACGTGCTCGGCAACACCGCGCTCAGCTATCCCGACGACGGCGGCATGGTCCGCGTCGACGAGGAGTCGGGCCTCGGCTTCGCGGTCGCGACCGACGCGAACGGGCGCTGGTGCCAGCTCGACCCGGCGCAGGGCGCCCGCCTGGCGCTGGCGGAGGCGTTCCGCAATGTCGCCGTCACCGGAGCGACCCCGGTCGCCGTCTCGGACTGCCTCAACTTCGGCAGCCCCGAGAACCCCGAGGTGATGTGGCAGTTCCGCGAGGCCGTGGGCGCGCTCGCCGACGCCTGCCTCGAGCTCGAGATCCCCGTCACCGGCGGCAACGTCTCGTTCTACAACCAGACCGGCGACGTGCCGATCTTCCCGACCCCCGTCGTCGGCGTCCTCGGCGTGATCGACGACGTCGCGCGCCGCATCCCCTCCGGCTGGCAGGACGAGGGCGACAACCTCTACCTCCTCGGCACCACCCGCGACGAGCTCGACGGCTCGGCGTGGGCCGGCACGATCCACGACCACCTCGGCGGGCTGCCCCCGCAGCTCGACCTGGCCGCCGAGCGCGCGCTGGCCGAGCTGATCTCGGCGGGCGCGAAGGAGTCGCTCATCGCCTCCGCTCACGACCTCGCCGACGGCGGGCTCGTGGTGGCGCTGGCCGAGTCGGCGCTGCGCTTCGGCGTCGGGGCGCGCATCTGGCTCGACGAGCTGATGGAGCGCGACGGCGTCGACGCGACGGCCGCGCTGTTCTCGGAGTCGACCGGCCGCGTGCTCGTGTCGGTGCCGCGCGAGGACGACGTGAAGTTCCGCGGGCTCTGCGAGGGCCGGGGCTACCCGGTGCTGCGCATCGGCGTGACCGACGCGGCGACCCCCGCGGTCGAGGTGCAGGGTCTCTTCACGCTGCCGCTGGACGAGCTGCGCTCGGTGAACGGCGCCGTGCTGCCGCGCCACTTCGGCTGA
- a CDS encoding winged helix-turn-helix domain-containing protein yields MTSSRDLAGEVDELRARLDRLERADTPAAPAADDPLWALTALRERLPSPGGVVFAGSVATPAGSVEWQYGLSTDAFFERDWGASPGPTALAALGSPVRLRFLQAVAGGVETVAQLAESEGAGTTGQIYHHVNQLVAAGWLEARGRGRYGVPPERLVPLLVILLASGGPR; encoded by the coding sequence ATGACCTCCTCCCGAGACCTCGCCGGCGAGGTCGACGAGCTCCGAGCGCGGCTGGACCGCCTCGAGCGCGCCGACACCCCCGCCGCGCCCGCCGCCGACGATCCGCTCTGGGCCCTGACCGCTCTCCGCGAGCGCCTGCCCTCTCCCGGCGGAGTCGTCTTCGCCGGCTCGGTCGCCACTCCGGCCGGCTCCGTCGAGTGGCAGTACGGCCTCAGCACCGACGCGTTCTTCGAGCGCGACTGGGGAGCGAGCCCCGGGCCGACCGCGCTCGCCGCGCTGGGCAGCCCCGTGCGTCTGCGGTTCCTGCAGGCGGTGGCCGGCGGAGTCGAGACCGTCGCGCAGCTCGCCGAGAGCGAGGGCGCGGGCACCACCGGGCAGATCTACCACCACGTCAACCAGCTGGTCGCCGCCGGCTGGCTGGAGGCGCGCGGCCGCGGCCGCTACGGGGTCCCGCCGGAGCGCCTCGTCCCCCTGCTCGTGATCCTGCTCGCCTCCGGAGGACCCCGATGA
- a CDS encoding serine hydrolase domain-containing protein, producing the protein MTRRRLALAAASAAAVVLLGGVLLRPSAPTLSTEATGDAEIAGWLRTDVGDGARNHLVAAVITPDGVRYGGLGADERTEVEIGSVTKTMTALLLARSAVEGTVGLEDPAAEHADVGGFTGTLEELATHRSGLPRLPTGVGDLASTLFAQLRGTDPYAGWSADDVLRQAAEADQGEHVHAYSNLGAAVLGQTLARAEGRDYADLLRERVLAPLGMSATSVPETADALPADAPTGFSESGRSVDAWTMAGYAPAGGVRSTAADMARYAQALLTDDPALGVPAASVLDPRFDADGARIGLGWFTSESEDGGSVTWHNGGTSGYSTMLAMDRERGVAVFVNGDTASSVDELGLRLLERAGEES; encoded by the coding sequence ATGACCCGCCGCCGCCTCGCTCTCGCCGCCGCCTCCGCCGCGGCCGTCGTCCTGCTCGGCGGAGTGCTGCTCCGTCCCTCCGCTCCCACCCTCTCGACCGAGGCGACGGGCGACGCCGAGATCGCCGGGTGGCTCCGGACCGACGTCGGAGACGGGGCGCGGAACCACCTCGTCGCCGCCGTGATCACGCCCGACGGCGTGCGCTACGGCGGACTCGGAGCCGACGAGCGGACCGAGGTCGAGATCGGCTCGGTCACCAAGACGATGACCGCGCTCCTCCTCGCCCGGAGCGCCGTCGAGGGGACGGTCGGGCTCGAGGACCCCGCCGCGGAGCACGCCGACGTCGGCGGCTTCACCGGGACGCTCGAGGAGCTGGCGACCCACCGCTCCGGCCTGCCGCGCCTCCCCACCGGTGTCGGCGACCTCGCCTCGACGCTGTTCGCCCAGCTGCGCGGCACGGACCCCTACGCGGGCTGGTCGGCCGACGACGTCCTCCGGCAGGCCGCCGAGGCGGACCAGGGCGAGCACGTGCACGCCTACTCGAACCTCGGTGCGGCGGTGCTGGGCCAGACGCTCGCCCGCGCCGAGGGCCGCGACTACGCCGACCTCCTCCGCGAGCGCGTCCTCGCTCCGCTCGGGATGTCCGCGACCTCCGTCCCGGAGACCGCGGACGCCCTCCCCGCCGACGCGCCGACCGGCTTCTCGGAGAGCGGGCGGTCCGTCGACGCTTGGACGATGGCGGGCTACGCGCCGGCGGGCGGCGTCCGCTCCACGGCGGCGGACATGGCCCGCTACGCGCAGGCCCTCCTCACCGACGACCCCGCGCTGGGCGTGCCCGCGGCGAGCGTCCTGGATCCCCGATTCGACGCCGACGGGGCGCGGATCGGCCTCGGCTGGTTCACCTCGGAGTCGGAGGACGGCGGATCCGTGACCTGGCACAACGGAGGGACCTCCGGCTACTCGACGATGCTCGCGATGGACCGGGAGCGCGGCGTGGCCGTGTTCGTCAACGGGGACACGGCGAGCTCGGTCGACGAGCTCGGTCTGCGCCTGCTGGAGCGCGCCGGGGAGGAGTCGTGA